The window CTCCGCCAGCAGGCTCTCGTGGCGTTCGACCCGGTCCATGCCGATGTCGTCGAGGTAGTCGATGGCGGCGTGGAGGCCGACCGCCTCGGCGATGTTCGGCGTCCCGGCCTCGAACTTCCACGGGAGGTCCTCCCACGTCGAGTCGTCGTAGGTCACCTTGCGGATCATGTCGCCGCCGTAGAGGTACGGCTCCATCTCCTCCAGAATCGCCTCCTTCCCGTACAGCACGCCGATGCCGGTCGGGCCACAGAGCTTGTGGCCGGAGAAGGCGTAGAAGTCGGCGTCGATGGCCTGCACGTCGACGGGGCGGGTCGGCACGGCCTGTGCGCCGTCGACGAAGATCAGCGAGTCGTGGTCGTGCGCGAGGTCGGCGAGGTCGGCGACCGGGTTGATCGTCCCGAGGGTGTTCGAGACGTGGACGACGCTGACCATCGCGGTGTCGTCGTCGATCAGTTCGGCCGCGTGGTCCATGTCGAGGGAGCCGTCGTCGTCGACCCGGACGAAGCGCACGTCCGCGCCGGTCTTCTTCCCGAGTTGCTGCCAGGTGACCAGCGAGGCGTGGTGTTCCATCTCGGTGAGGACGACGTTGTCCTCGGGACCGAGTTCGTTCAGGCCCCACGCGTAAGCGACGAGGTTCATCGCCTCGGTGGTGTTCTTCGTGAAGACGATCTCCTCGCGA of the Salinirubrum litoreum genome contains:
- a CDS encoding aminotransferase class V-fold PLP-dependent enzyme, encoding MEAQESYPIDVAAIREDFPILDRLVGGDVETPGQTDDDTEPLVYLDNAATSQTPRQVVEAMSDYYYSYNANVHRGIHQLSQEASVAYETAHDRVAEFIGASGREEIVFTKNTTEAMNLVAYAWGLNELGPEDNVVLTEMEHHASLVTWQQLGKKTGADVRFVRVDDDGSLDMDHAAELIDDDTAMVSVVHVSNTLGTINPVADLADLAHDHDSLIFVDGAQAVPTRPVDVQAIDADFYAFSGHKLCGPTGIGVLYGKEAILEEMEPYLYGGDMIRKVTYDDSTWEDLPWKFEAGTPNIAEAVGLHAAIDYLDDIGMDRVERHESLLAEYAYDRLTEFDDVEIYGPPGDERGGLVAFNVGSVHAHDLSSILNDHAVAIRAGDHCTQPLHQKMGVPASARASFYVYNTFEEIDALVDAVDDARQLFG